One genomic window of Pseudomonas sp. LFM046 includes the following:
- the lldD gene encoding FMN-dependent L-lactate dehydrogenase LldD, with amino-acid sequence MIISASTDYRAAAQRRLPPFLFHYIDGGAYAEYTLRRNVEDLASIALRQRVLRNMSELSLETTLFGETLSMPVALAPVGLTGMYARRGEVQAAKAAAAKGVPFTLSTVSVCPIEEVAPAINRPMWFQLYVLKDRGFMRNALERAKAAGVTTLVFTVDMPVPGARYRDAHSGMSGPNAPLRRVLQAMTHPTWAWDVGLLGKPHDLGNISTYRGNPTGLADYIGWLGANFDPSISWKDLEWIRDFWEGPMVIKGILDPEDAKDAVKFGANGIVVSNHGGRQLDGVLSSARALPAIADAVKGDLKILADSGIRTGLDVVRMLALGADTVMLGRAFVYALAAAGGAGVSNLLDLIDKEMRVAMVLTGAKSISEISADSLVRELGH; translated from the coding sequence ATGATCATCTCCGCCTCCACCGACTACCGCGCCGCCGCCCAGCGCAGGCTCCCGCCCTTCCTGTTCCATTACATCGATGGCGGCGCTTACGCCGAGTACACGCTGCGCCGTAATGTCGAGGACCTGGCCAGCATCGCCCTGCGCCAGCGCGTGCTCCGGAACATGTCCGAGCTGAGCCTGGAGACCACGTTGTTCGGCGAGACCCTGTCCATGCCGGTGGCCCTGGCCCCGGTAGGCCTGACCGGCATGTACGCCCGCCGTGGCGAAGTGCAGGCGGCCAAGGCGGCGGCGGCCAAGGGCGTCCCCTTTACGCTTTCCACCGTCTCGGTCTGCCCGATCGAAGAAGTCGCGCCGGCCATCAACCGGCCCATGTGGTTCCAGCTCTACGTGCTGAAGGACCGTGGCTTCATGCGCAACGCCCTGGAGCGCGCCAAGGCGGCCGGCGTGACGACGCTGGTGTTCACTGTCGACATGCCCGTACCCGGCGCCCGCTACCGCGACGCCCACTCCGGCATGAGCGGCCCCAACGCGCCGCTGCGCCGCGTGCTCCAGGCCATGACTCACCCGACCTGGGCCTGGGACGTCGGCCTGCTGGGCAAGCCCCATGACCTGGGCAACATCTCCACCTACCGGGGCAACCCCACCGGCCTGGCGGACTACATCGGCTGGCTCGGCGCCAACTTCGACCCGTCGATCTCCTGGAAGGACCTGGAGTGGATTCGCGACTTCTGGGAAGGCCCCATGGTGATCAAGGGCATCCTCGACCCCGAAGATGCGAAAGACGCCGTGAAGTTCGGCGCCAACGGCATCGTCGTCTCCAACCACGGCGGCCGCCAGCTCGACGGCGTGCTCTCCAGCGCCCGCGCCCTGCCGGCCATTGCCGACGCGGTGAAGGGCGACCTGAAGATCCTCGCCGACTCCGGCATCCGCACTGGCCTTGATGTGGTGCGCATGCTCGCCCTCGGCGCCGACACCGTGATGCTCGGCCGCGCCTTCGTCTACGCTCTGGCCGCAGCAGGCGGTGCGGGCGTGAGCAATCTGCTGGACCTGATCGATAAGGAAATGCGCGTGGCGATGGTGCTCACCGGCGCCAAGTCCATCAGCGAGATCAGCGCCGACTCGCTGGTACGCGAACTCGGCCACTGA
- a CDS encoding FAD-binding and (Fe-S)-binding domain-containing protein, which produces MSLPIPFLNTVERLIPRERRFDDPLSTLAFGTDASFYRLIPQLVIRVESEAEVIALLKAAHAELVPVTFRAAGTSLSGQAITDSVLLVLGDNWNGRDIRQGGQQIRLQPGVIGAHANAWLAPFGRKIGPDPASINACKIGGIVANNASGMCCGTAQNSYHTLAGLRLVLADGTLLDTEDAASVAAFRHSHGPLLAELAELGRQTRANTELAAKIRHKYRLKNTTGLSLNALVDFDEPLDILSHLLVGSEGTLGFIGAVTYDTVPDHPHKASALIVFPDVESCCKAVTLLKSQPVSAVELLDRRSLRSVENKPGMPDWVKGLSANACALLIESRAASQNLLHEQLAQITASIAHFPLEQKVDFSEDPAVYNLLWKIRKDTFPAVGAVRQTGTTVIIEDVTFPIEQLAEGVNRLLALFDKHHYDEAIIFGHALEGNLHFVFTQGFEQPEQVARYEAFMQDVAQLVAVEFGGSLKAEHGTGRNMAPFVELEWGSDAYQLMWRIKRLLDPRGILNPDVILSEDRDIHLKHLKPLPAADEIVDKCIECGFCEPVCPSKGLTLSPRQRIVIWRDIQAKQRAGIDTTDLEQAYQYQGIDTCAATGLCAERCPVGINTGDLVRKLRAKAAHHEGSANWLANHFATALKGTRLTLRVANGARRVLGAPLLEKTAGALRQLSGNRLPQWTPALPQAAAPVHVIPPASNDRPRVVYLAACVSRAMGPSTRDREQVPLIDKTRMLLEKAGYQVVFPENLDNLCCGQPFASKGYPEQGDNKRRELVDALLAASRGGLDPIYCDTSPCTLRLVQDGLDSRLQLFDPVRFIRSHLLERLEFTPQDKPVAVHVTCSTQHLGEAQGLIDIVRRCTTEVVIPEGIHCCGFAGDKGFTTPELNAHALRSLKDAVQYCEEGISTSRTCEIGLSQHGGIDYHGLVYLVDRVTQPRAGL; this is translated from the coding sequence ATGAGCCTGCCGATCCCCTTTCTCAACACCGTCGAGCGCCTGATCCCCCGTGAGCGCCGCTTCGACGACCCGTTGTCCACCCTGGCCTTCGGCACCGACGCCAGCTTCTACCGCCTGATCCCCCAGTTGGTGATCCGCGTCGAGAGCGAAGCCGAAGTCATCGCCCTGCTGAAAGCCGCCCACGCCGAATTGGTGCCAGTGACCTTCCGCGCCGCCGGCACCAGCCTCTCCGGCCAGGCCATCACCGACTCGGTGCTGCTGGTCCTGGGTGACAACTGGAACGGCCGCGACATCCGCCAGGGCGGCCAGCAGATCCGTCTGCAACCCGGCGTCATCGGCGCCCATGCCAACGCCTGGCTCGCCCCCTTCGGCCGCAAGATCGGTCCGGACCCGGCGTCCATCAACGCCTGCAAGATCGGCGGCATCGTCGCCAACAACGCCAGCGGCATGTGCTGCGGCACCGCCCAGAACAGCTATCACACCCTGGCCGGCCTGCGCCTGGTGCTGGCCGACGGCACCCTGCTCGATACCGAAGATGCCGCCAGCGTCGCCGCCTTCCGTCACAGCCATGGTCCGCTGCTGGCGGAGCTGGCCGAACTGGGCCGGCAGACGCGCGCCAACACCGAACTGGCCGCGAAGATTCGCCACAAGTACCGGCTGAAAAACACCACCGGCCTGTCCCTCAACGCCCTGGTGGACTTCGACGAGCCCCTGGACATCCTCAGCCACCTGCTGGTCGGCTCCGAAGGCACCCTGGGCTTCATCGGCGCGGTGACCTACGACACCGTGCCCGACCACCCGCACAAGGCCAGCGCACTGATCGTCTTCCCCGACGTGGAAAGCTGCTGCAAGGCCGTGACCCTGCTCAAGAGCCAGCCAGTCTCGGCAGTGGAACTGCTGGACCGCCGCAGCCTGCGTTCAGTGGAGAACAAGCCCGGCATGCCCGACTGGGTGAAGGGCCTGTCGGCCAACGCCTGTGCCCTGCTGATCGAATCCCGCGCGGCCAGCCAGAACCTGCTGCACGAGCAACTGGCGCAGATCACCGCATCCATCGCCCACTTCCCGCTGGAGCAGAAGGTCGACTTCAGCGAAGACCCGGCGGTGTACAACCTGCTGTGGAAAATCCGCAAGGACACCTTCCCCGCCGTCGGCGCCGTGCGCCAGACCGGCACCACCGTGATCATCGAAGACGTCACCTTCCCCATCGAGCAACTGGCCGAAGGCGTCAACCGCCTGCTGGCGCTGTTCGACAAGCACCACTACGACGAGGCGATCATTTTCGGCCATGCCCTGGAGGGCAACCTGCACTTCGTCTTTACCCAGGGCTTCGAGCAGCCCGAGCAGGTGGCGCGCTACGAAGCCTTCATGCAGGACGTGGCGCAACTGGTGGCGGTCGAATTCGGCGGTTCCCTCAAGGCCGAACACGGCACCGGGCGCAACATGGCGCCCTTCGTCGAGCTGGAATGGGGCAGCGACGCCTATCAGCTGATGTGGCGGATCAAGCGCCTGCTGGACCCGCGCGGCATCCTCAATCCCGACGTGATCCTCAGCGAAGACCGCGACATCCACCTGAAGCACCTCAAGCCGCTGCCGGCCGCCGACGAGATCGTCGACAAGTGCATCGAATGCGGCTTCTGCGAGCCGGTCTGCCCGTCCAAGGGGCTGACCCTGAGCCCACGCCAACGCATCGTGATCTGGCGCGATATCCAGGCCAAGCAACGCGCCGGTATCGATACCACCGATCTGGAGCAGGCCTACCAATACCAGGGCATCGACACCTGCGCCGCCACCGGGCTCTGTGCCGAGCGCTGCCCGGTGGGTATCAACACGGGCGATCTGGTGCGCAAACTGCGGGCGAAAGCGGCCCATCACGAAGGGAGCGCCAACTGGCTCGCCAACCACTTCGCGACCGCGCTGAAGGGCACGCGCCTGACCCTGCGGGTCGCCAACGGTGCTCGCCGGGTGCTGGGAGCGCCGCTGCTGGAGAAGACTGCCGGCGCCCTGCGCCAACTCTCCGGCAATCGCCTGCCGCAATGGACGCCCGCCCTGCCCCAGGCAGCAGCACCTGTCCACGTCATCCCGCCGGCCAGCAACGACCGCCCGCGCGTGGTCTACCTGGCCGCGTGCGTGTCCCGCGCCATGGGCCCGTCCACCCGCGACCGCGAGCAAGTGCCCCTGATCGACAAGACCCGCATGCTGCTGGAGAAAGCCGGCTACCAGGTGGTGTTCCCGGAGAACCTGGACAACCTCTGCTGCGGCCAGCCGTTCGCGTCCAAGGGCTACCCGGAACAGGGCGACAACAAGCGCCGCGAACTGGTGGACGCCCTGCTCGCGGCCAGCCGTGGTGGCCTTGACCCCATCTACTGCGACACCAGCCCGTGCACCCTGCGCCTGGTGCAGGACGGCCTGGATTCGCGGCTGCAACTGTTCGATCCGGTGCGCTTCATCCGCAGCCACCTGCTGGAGCGCCTGGAGTTCACGCCCCAGGACAAGCCGGTCGCCGTGCATGTCACCTGCAGCACCCAGCACCTGGGTGAGGCCCAGGGGCTGATCGATATCGTCCGGCGCTGCACCACGGAAGTGGTGATCCCGGAAGGCATCCACTGCTGCGGTTTCGCCGGGGACAAGGGCTTCACCACGCCGGAACTCAATGCCCACGCCTTGCGCTCGCTGAAAGATGCGGTCCAGTACTGCGAGGAAGGCATTTCCACCAGCCGAACCTGCGAGATCGGCCTGAGCCAGCATGGCGGTATCGACTACCACGGGCTGGTCTACCTGGTGGACCGCGTCACCCAGCCCCGCGCAGGGCTTTAG